CCACAATATCTAAGCTCGTACAAAGGGAAACCGCCTCTTTCGAAGTTGTTTTGCAAAGGCGACGGATACACCGCTGACCGTTTGCAAGAAAGTGGAGGATACGAGAAAATCACCTGCGCCTATAAAGATTGTCCCGTGTATCAAGCAGGACAATGCAAGGAGCTAGGTAGACTCCAATTCTTCCTTCCAGAAGTGGAGGGAATAGGAGTTTGGCAGATTGACAGCACGTCGTTTCATACGACCGTCAACCTCAACTCATCCATTGCGATGATCCGAGCCTTAACGGGTGGACGGATTAAAATGATTCCCTTGACACTGCGACTTGTACCCAAGGTGGTAGCGCCTGGAGGAAAAACAAAAACGGTCTATATTCTTGACCTCAAAATCGAGAATATGAAACTCATGGATTTCATCCAGCAAGCGCCGATGATTTCAGCGGCCTTTGCACCGGCTGTTGAACCTGTACAGCTCGATGAGCTTCCGGAAGATTTGTACGTGGAGAACAATATGGTAGACGCAGTACCATCAGAAGAACCAGAGTCTTTCATCAGCGATACGGAAGAATATTCGCGTGCAGCTTATGCAGGACGAGAAGTGAAAAGCAAAAAAGGATCGCATGATTTGGTTGCCAAGATACGCTTACTGCAACCAAGTGGCGAAGTGATAGAGGCGATAACGGATAATCTAACCGTTATCGAAGACACGAAAATTTTCCAAGAGGGCATTGCTGTATGGTTTAAGACGATGCCTTCCATTCGCTGGCCGGGACGTGTCGAACTTGAAATGATCGTGCCTGCCTAAAAAAACAAAACAAAGGTGGAGTTACTCATGCTAAACAAAGTCATTTTAATTGGTCGTCTGACAAAAGATCCCGAACTGCGCTACACCAATTCTGGTACTGCGGTTGCTTCGTTCACCTTAGCGGTCGAACGCCAACGTGCGAATCAGGCTGGAGAACGCGAAACGGACTTTATCAATATTGTCGTATGGCAAAAACTCGGCGAATTGTGCGCTCAATACCTTGGAAAAGGACGTTTAGCCGCAGTCGATGGTACGCTACAGATTCGACAATATGAAAAAGATGGACAAAAACATCGAGTTCCCGAAGTGATCGCGCAAAACGTTCGCTTTCTGGACAAGCCGCATGAGGATGGGGCGACGAGTCATTCAAAACCCGTACCCATCACTCAGGCACAAGCATCACAACCCACAAACAAGTGGGATGAGGATCCGTTTGAGGATGTGAATACTTCTATCAATGTTGACGATCTGCCTTTTTGATTCGATCTTTAATCAGAGGTAGTCAAAGAAAATAGCTACACCATATCATTCATTCCCACCGTGCGGGATTCACACAAGCCTGCACGGGACTCCGTGGCTTGTGATTCAAACCAACCATTGGAGGGGTTCCGATATGAACATTAAACAAATAACAATGGCTAACTTTAAAAATTATGAGCAACAAACCTATACCTTTCACAACCAAACGGTTGTGATGGGCAAAAACGGAACAGGGAAAACAACGATTGCAGAAGCGATGGTATGGTGTTTATTTGGCACAGATATCACAGGTGTCAGTAAGCAAGATCAAAAGCTTTTGCGCTTGGGAAAAAAGGACATGTCCGTGACGATCGACTGCGTGACAGATGCAGGTGAGGTCATGAGTATTTCTCGTATCAAAGGGAAGCTCAACGCTTTGCTTGTTAACGGCCACAAAGATGATCGTGGAATCGTGCCTACCCTGTTTGGTGAAGTGCGTGACTTCCTTTCGATGTTCTATCCTGGCTACTTTAGCCAGCTCGAACCCAAGGATGCGCGTACCGTCATTGGAAAGTGTATTCACGATGTGGATCGATCCGCTGTGCTTGTGTCTCTAACAGCCAAAGAGCGAGAAGCTATTTCATCGTTTCCGATGCTTGGAGGACTAGATTCAGTAGCTTTACTGCTGGATAAATACCGGAAAGAGCTTCGGACCCAA
This Sulfoacidibacillus ferrooxidans DNA region includes the following protein-coding sequences:
- a CDS encoding AAA family ATPase yields the protein MNIKQITMANFKNYEQQTYTFHNQTVVMGKNGTGKTTIAEAMVWCLFGTDITGVSKQDQKLLRLGKKDMSVTIDCVTDAGEVMSISRIKGKLNALLVNGHKDDRGIVPTLFGEVRDFLSMFYPGYFSQLEPKDARTVIGKCIHDVDRSAVLVSLTAKEREAISSFPMLGGLDSVALLLDKYRKELRTQQDEIKNLEGQRSMAASLLASVPPQKPNKRINDVRRQQYVQDKEALASTTGESKQRPTMIAQLEARKKSLRASYEALKSSLQTLEDTCPTCGQPLQPAKVQEIRIKVESHNAAITKHMKSLIEEGNQVKAEVDRWLAVPEAQDV
- a CDS encoding single-stranded DNA-binding protein, which encodes MLNKVILIGRLTKDPELRYTNSGTAVASFTLAVERQRANQAGERETDFINIVVWQKLGELCAQYLGKGRLAAVDGTLQIRQYEKDGQKHRVPEVIAQNVRFLDKPHEDGATSHSKPVPITQAQASQPTNKWDEDPFEDVNTSINVDDLPF